The region TACCGTGGACGACGTGACCACTCCCCCGCGTGTCCTGATCACGAACGACGACGGGATCGACTCCCCGGGCCTGTGGACGCTGGCGCGGGGCGCCCGGGATGCCGGGTTCGACGTCGTCGTGGCCGCGCCGCACACCAACGCCAGCGGGGTGGGCGCCTCGATCCTCTCCGTGTCCGACCGGCACCGCACCGCCGTCCATCCGCGGACGCTGCCTGGGCTCGACGGGATCCCCGCGTTCGCGGTGCAGGGGCATCCGGCGTTCATCGTGCACGCGGCCGGGCACGGCTGGCTGGACCCGCTGCCGGATCTCGTGCTCTCCGGGATCAACCTCGGCGCGAACACCGGGCACGCGGTGATCCACTCGGGGACGGTCGGCGCGATCCTCACGGGCGCGCTGCACGGCTTGAGCGGCCTGGCGGTCTCGCTGGACAGCGGGCTGAGCGAGCCGGAGGAGCCGCACTGGGAGACGGTGCTGCACGTGCTCCCGGAGGTGCTCGGGATGCTGACCTCGATGCCCGCGGCGACGCTGCTCTCGCTGAACGTCCCGGACCGGCCGGCGGACGAGCTGGGGCCGCTACGGGAGGCCACGCTGTCGTCGTTCGGGGCCGTGCAGGTCCGGGTGGATCACACCCCGGCTGTCGACGACGGCCCGGGCAGCCTGCTCACGACGATCTCCGAACCGGACGGCATCCACGACCCGGACTCGGACGTCGCGTTGCTCGCTCAGGGTCACCCCACGCTGACCGAACTGTCCCTGGTGGAGGCGAGACCGGGCCTGCTCTCGCAACGCTCCGTCACGCGTTCCGCCTGACGAGGTACGCCCACCCGGATGGCAGGGCCCGATGTGGGCGGGGTTCATGACGCATCGTCGATGAAGCACCCCCGGATCGGGCGTGACCAGCCCCACGTCGCACACTGTCACCATGGGTGACGGTGACGTGAGGTACGAATGGTCCACCCGCTTCGCGCGCGCCATCGCGGAGGAGCTCCGCCAGGGCGTCGCGAGCGGGGCGATGAGCCGGTTCGAGGCGGACCAGCTGCTGAACCGGATGCGCACCGTCGTCGAGCAGGCCCTGGATCCGGCGCCGATCCTGGGCTGAGCCCCCGCCTCGGGCCGACCTCGGTGCTAGTGCTCGTCCTTGCCGGTGAGCAGCTCCTCGAGCTCGTCCGCGGCCTTCACGACCAGCCGGAACGGCAGGTCGAAGCCGGTCAGCTCCCCTTCGTGCAGCGGGATGGAGTGCCGGAAGAGCGCCACACCGTCCTCGGCCGTGACCCCGCCGACGACGGACTCGGACGCCTTGGCGAGCAGCAGCGGCAGGTCCAGGTCCGCGATGCGACCGATCGGGGACTCGATCTGCGCCCAGGCCTGGCCGTCGGCGTCCGCCTTGTGCCGGACGACCACCAGCTGGGTGCGCTCCTGGGTGGTGGGCAGGTTGAACCACAGCTCGGCCTCGCTCGAACGCATGATCTCGTACCGCACCCGCACGAAGGACACGAGATCGTCCCAGCTCGCCACGTCGGCTCCTCACCTGTGCCGGTGTCTCCGGCATGTCGGCGACGCTACCGTGCCCAGCTCGTCCCGTGCGGTCCGAGGTCGGGAGTTGATCTGCCGGCGCGCGGTCGCCGGTGAGCACATCGGACTCCGGCAGGACCTCCGGGACGTCAGCGCCAGTCGTCGACCACCAGGGCGTCCGGCCGGTGGTAGCCGGGCTCGTCCGGGCGATGCATGGCGACCCCGATCAGGTCCGCGCGGTAGCCGCGCTCGCCGAGCATCCGGTAGGCGGCACGCCGGGCGGTGCTCACCCCGGCCACCACACGGCCCGCTCCTCGCGTGGTGGCGAACGCCTCGCAGGCGTCGAGAAGCCGGGCGAACGAGTCCGGCGCCCCCGTCCGGGCGGCGGCGAACTTGACGAAGCAGACCCCGGTGCCCGCCTCGCTTCCGGCGCCGACGTGGCAGATCGCGAAGCCCGAGCCGTCGTCGAGGAGGACCGTGTCGCCGAGGCCCAGCGTGTGGCAGGCCACCACCTCCCGGCTGACGTCGAGGCCGGGGTAGATGGTGTCGGTGAGCGACGCGCACTCGGCCAGCCTGGCGCTCGGGTCGGGATCGGAGTCGAAGGTCGACCATCCGGACCGGTGTGCGGCCGGCGCGGCCGGTGCGGCCAGCACGACGGTGAGGAATCGCGGCCGGAAGCCGTAGCGCTCGTAGAGGCCCAGGTGCTTGGGGCTGTGGCTGAAGGTGAACAGGCCTGCGTGGGTGAGCCTCCACGCGTCCATGATCTCCATGGTGCCGTCCATCAGACGCCGCGCCACACCCCGGTCCCAGAGCGGAGGGTCGACGGTCAGCGGCCCGAAGAACCCGACGCTGCCCCACCTGGTGGCGAAGGTGGACCCGACGAGCCGGCCGTCGATCTCCGCGGTCAGCGCGGCCTGCGGCGCGACGGCCCAGCGGCTGCGGACGTAGTCGCCGTCGCCGAGGAACGCCATCGGGTCCGGCATTCCCAGGAACGTCCCGAACGCCGTCCGCATGATCCGGTCGGCATCCGTCAGGTCGGCCTCGATCATCGACCGCACCTTGAGGCTCTCGACCTGGCCGGCCTGCGTGGCAGTCGTCATGACGCCCCTCCTCGGACGGGACGGCGCGCAGCGCGGACCAGCTGCTGCCGCCCGGGTGCGGGAGCAGGCCCGTCCACGTCGGAGGAACCAACGTAGTGACGCTCTGCCGTCGCCGCGACGGCTGATCGGTCGACGCAACGCCCCACCAGGCCCGCCGGCCGCGCCGGGGCGGGGGCCCGCCCTAGAGGCCGAGCTGGCGGGCGATCAGCATCCGCTGGACCTCCGACGTGCCCTCACCGACCTCCAGGATCTTCGCGTCCCGGTAGAAGCGCCCGACGGGGTACTCGTTCATGAAGCCGTAGCCGCCGAAGATCTGCGTGGCGTCCCGGGCGTTGTCCATCGCGGCGTTGGAGGACACCAGCTTCGCGATGGCCGCCTCCTTCTTGAACGGCTCGCCCTTGAGCATCTTCGCCGCTGCGGCGTAGTAGGCCAGCCGCGCGGTGTGCGCCCGGACCTCCATGTCCGCGATCTTGAACTGGATCGCCTGGTACTTGCCGATCGGGCTGCCGAAGGCCTGCCGCTCGTGGGCGTAGCGCAGGGACTCGTCGACGCAGCCCTGGGCGAGCCCGACGGACAGGGCCGCGATCGCGACGCGGCCCTCGTCGAGGATCGAGAGGAACTGCGCGTAGCCCCGGCCCCGGGCACCGAGCAGGTTCGCGGCGGGGACGCGGACGTCGTCGAAGAAGAGCTCGTGGGTGTCCGAGGAGCACCAGCCGACCTTCGAGTACGGCTTCGCCACGGTGAACCCGGGCGTGCCGGACGGGACGACGATCGCGGAGATCTCCTTCTTCTCGTCCGTCCCTCCCGTGACGGCGGTGACCGTGACGATCTCGGTGATGTCCGTGCCGGAGTTCGTGATGAAGCACTTGGACCCGTTGATCACCCACTCGTCGCCGTCGAGGCGGGCGGTGGTGCGGGTGGCGCCGGCGTCGGACCCGCCGCCGGCCTCGGTCAGACCGAAGGCGCCGAGCTTCTCCCCGGCCGCGAGCTGCGGCAGCCACTGCGCCTTCTGCTCGTCGGAGCCGAAGCGGTAGACCGGCATCGCGCCGAGCGACACCCCGGCCTCGAGGGTGATCGCGACGGACGAGTCGACGCGCGCGAGCTCCTCCAGGGCGAGGCAGAGGGCGAAGTAGTCCCCGCCCATGCCGCCGAACTCCTCGCTGACGGGCAGGCCGAACAGGCCCATCGCGCCCATCTTGCGCACGAGCTCGTACGGGAACTCCTCGCGCTCGTAGAGGTCCCCGATGACCGGGGCGACCTCCTTCTGCGCGAAGTCCTCGACGGTGGCCCGCAGGGCGGCGTGCTCCTCGCTCAGGTCGAGGTCCATCTCAGTTCTCCTCGGGTGTCTCGATGATCAGCAGCGTGGCGTCCTTGGCGACCGTGCCGCCGGCCCGCGCGCGCAGCTCGCGGACCACGCCGTCGACCGGCGCGGTGAGCACGTGCTCCATCTTCATGGCCTCGACGACGACGAGCTTCTGCCCGGCCGTCACCTCCTGGCCCTCAATGACCTCGACGACGGTCACGGTGCCGGGCATCGGCGAGAGCACCGGCCCGCCGCCGCCCGCGACGTCGGCCATCGCGGCCTCGAGCGGCTCCTGCTCCCGCACCGCCCAGGAGTACCCGTCCCGGCCGATCCACAGGACGCCGTCCTCACCCCGCGCCGTGACGTAGTGCCGGCTGACGCCGGCCTGTGCGTGGGAAACCTCGCTAGAACGAGGTTTCCCACTCACGAGGCGGGTCGACGTGCGGACACTCTCGCCTCCGTCGAGGGAGATCTCGGCGTCCGGCGCCCGGCCGCGGACACGGACCTCGACGGCGTCGTGGCCGGACGCGACGAGTTTGCGCGTGACCCACGCGGGGCCGCCGAGCCGCCAGCCGCCGGGGACGTCGAAGGGATCGACGATCTCGCCGTGGGGCTCGAGGCGGAGCAGGGCGCAGCCGGTCGCGACGCCCAGGACGTCCTCCGGGAGGTCCGCCGACGCCAGGTCGTCGACGCGGCGGCCGACGAGGCCGGTGTCCAGGTTCCCGGCGCGGACGTCGTCGTCCGCCAGCAACCCGCGCAGGAAGCCGATGTTCGTCCCGAGCCCGAGCAGCACGGTGTTCCCCAGCGCGGCGTCGAGCCGGCGCAGGGCCTCCGCCCGGTCCGCCCCGTGCGCGATCACCTTGGACAGCATCGGGTCGTAGTCCGACCCGACCGTCCCGCCCTCGACGATCCCGGAGTCCACCCGGATCCCCGGCCCCGCCGGCTCGTCCAGGGCGAGGATCCGGCCGCCGGTCGGGAGGAAGCCCGCGGCCGGGTCCTCCGCGTAGACCCGCGCCTCGACGGCGTGGCCGCGCAACTGCACGTCCCCCTGCGTGAGCGGCAGCGGCTCCCCCGCGGCGACCCGGAGCTGCAGCTCGACGAGGTCCAGCCCGGTCACCATCTCCGTCACCGGGTGCTCGACCTGCAGGCGCGTGTTCATCTCCATGAAGAAGAACTCGTCCGGCCGGTCCGCGCCGACGATGAACTCGACGGTCCCGGCGCCGGTGTAGCCGCAGGCCCGGGCGGCCTCGCAGGCCGCCGCCCCCATCGCCTCCCGTTGCTCGGGCGTGAGCAGGGGCGACGGCGCCTCCTCGACGATCTTCTGGTGCCGCCGCTGCAGCGAGCACTCCCGCTCGCCCAGGTGCACCACGTTCCCGTGCGCGTCGGCCATGACCTGGATCTCGATGTGCCGCGGCGTCGTCACCAGGCGTTCGACGAGCAGGGTGTCGTCCCCGAAGGACCCGCGCGCCTCCCGCCGGGCGCTCGCGAGCGCGTCGGCGAGCGCGTCGGCCGAGTGGACCTCGCGCATCCCCTTGCCGCCGCCGCCCGCGGACGGCTTGAGCAGCACCGGGAACCCGATCTCCTCGACGGCGAGGGCCAGGTCGGCGTCGGAGAGCCCGGCGCCGTCCGAGCCCGGGACGACCGGGACGCCGGCCTTCGCCACGGTCTGCTTGGCGCGGATCTTGTCGCCCATCGCCTCGATCGCGGACGCCGGCGGCCCGACGAACACGATCCCCGCGGCCTCGCACGCCGCGGCGAACGCGGTGTTCTCCGACAGGAACCCGTAGCCCGGGTGGATCGCCTCGGCGCCGGTGGCGCGCGCGGCCTCGATGACGCGGTCGATCGAGAGGTAGCTCTCCGCCGCCGCCGCGGGCCCGAGCCGCACGGCGACGTCCGCCGCGGTGACGTGCGGGGCGGAGGCATCGGCGTCGGAGTACACCGCCACCGAGCGGATCCCGAGGGCGCGCAGCGTCCGGATCACCCGGACCGCGATCTCCCCACGGTTCGCGACCATCACCGTCGAGAACATCCGCGCACCCCCTTCGCCGCTGCACGAACGGCACTCTCGATCACTAGGTCCGCACGAACGGCACTTTCCTGCAACGGAGCCGGCAGCACGGCGCTCACATCCGGAAGACGCCGAACGCCGGGTCGGCGAGGGGCGCGTTGGCGGCGGTGGACAGGGCGAGCCCGAGGACGGTCCGGGTGTCGGCGGGGTCGATGACGCCGTCGTCCCAGATCCGGGCCGTGGAGTAGTACGGGTGACCCTGGTGCTCGTACTGCGCCCGGATCTTGTCCTTGAACTCCTCCTCGGGCGTCTCGTCCCGCGGCGAGCGCACGGCGGCCAGCACCGTCGCGGCCTGCTCCCCACCCATCACCGAGATCCGTGCGTTGGGCCACATGAACAGGAACCGCGGGGAGTACGCCCGCCCGCACATCGAGTAGTTCCCCGCCCCGAAGGACCCCCCGATGACGACGGTCAGCTTCGGCACCCGGGTGGACGCCACGGCCGTCACCATCTTGGCGCCGTTCTTCGCGATCCCGCCGGCTTCGTACTCCCGACCGACCATGAACCCGGAGATGTTCTGCAGGAACACCAGCGGGATGCCGCGCTGGTCGCACAGCTCGATGAAGTGGGCGCCCTTGACCGCGGACTCGGAGAACAGGATCCCGTTGTTCGCGACGATCCCCACGGGGTGCCCGTGGATGTGCGCGAACCCGGTGACCAGCGTCGTCCCGTACTCGGACTTGAACTCGTGGAACCGCGACCCGTCGACGACGCGGGCGATCACCTCGCGCACGTCGTAGGGGGTCCGGGAGTCCGTCGGCACCGCCCCGTAGAGCTCGGCCGGGTCCACCGCCGGCTCCTCGGTCGGCACGACGTCCCACGGCCGGGGAGCGCGCGGCCCGAGCGTCCCGACGATCGACCGGACGATCTGCAACGCGTGCGCGTCGTCGTTCGCGAGATGGTCGGTGACGCCGGAGACCTTGGAGTGCAGGTCCCCGCCGCCCAGCTCCTCCGCGGTGACGACCTCGCCGGTCGCGGCCTTCACCAGCGGCGGCCCGCCGAGGAAGATCGTCCCCTGGTTCCGGACGATCACCGCCTCGTCGCTCATCGCCGGCACGTACGCACCCCCCGCGGTGCACGAGCCCAGCACGGCGGCGATCTGCGGGATGCCCAGCCCGGACATCTGCGCCTGGTTGTAGAAGATCCGGCCGAAGTGCTCGCGGTCCGGGAAGACGTCGTCCTGCTGCGGCAGGAACGCGCCACCGGAGTCCACCAGGTAGACACACGGCAGCCGGTTGTGCAGCGCCACCTCCTGCGCGCGGAGGTGCTTCTTCACCGTCATCGGGTAGTAGGTGCCGCCCTTGACCGTGGCGTCGTTGGCGACGATCACGCACTCGCGCCCGGCCACCCGCCCGACCCCGGTGATGATCCCGGCGCCCGGGGCCTCGTCGCCGTACATGCCGTTCGCCGCCATCGGGGACAGCTCCAGGAACGGCGACGACGGGTCGACCAGGTCGTCCACCCGGTCCCGCGGCAGCAGCTTCCCGCGCTCGACGTGCCGGGCGCGGGACTTCTCCGGCCCGCCGAGGCGGGCGACCGCCAGGCGCGCGTTCAGGTCCGCGACCAGGGAGCGGTGCGACTCCGCGTTGGCCGCGAACCGCTCGTCGCCCGGGTCCACCGCGCTGCGCAGCCGCGGTGCCTCGGTTCGGGTGTCCGGCATACCTCTCCTCAGCCAACTTCGTCGTCACGTCGGTTAGCGATCGTTAACATGTTAGCGGTCGTTAACCGGATGTGCCAGGGCCTTCAGCGGGCTCACATGGAGCGCCTTCTACGGTTCGGGGCGTGCGCGTGCTTCTGGTGGAGGACGAACGACCCCTTGCGGAGATGGTCCGCCGCGGACTCGCCCGGGAGGGCCACTCCGTGGACATGGCCCACGACGGGCCCTCGGGGCTCGACGCGGCGCTCTCGGGCGTGCACGACGTCGTCATCCTGGACATCATGCTGCCGGGGCTCTCCGGCTACCGGATCCTGCAACGGCTGCGCGCCGCCGGGGTCTGGACGCCCGTCCTCATGCTCACGGCGAAGGACGGCGAGTACGACGAGGC is a window of Pseudonocardia sp. T1-2H DNA encoding:
- a CDS encoding GNAT family N-acetyltransferase, which translates into the protein MTTATQAGQVESLKVRSMIEADLTDADRIMRTAFGTFLGMPDPMAFLGDGDYVRSRWAVAPQAALTAEIDGRLVGSTFATRWGSVGFFGPLTVDPPLWDRGVARRLMDGTMEIMDAWRLTHAGLFTFSHSPKHLGLYERYGFRPRFLTVVLAAPAAPAAHRSGWSTFDSDPDPSARLAECASLTDTIYPGLDVSREVVACHTLGLGDTVLLDDGSGFAICHVGAGSEAGTGVCFVKFAAARTGAPDSFARLLDACEAFATTRGAGRVVAGVSTARRAAYRMLGERGYRADLIGVAMHRPDEPGYHRPDALVVDDWR
- a CDS encoding acyl-CoA dehydrogenase family protein; this encodes MDLDLSEEHAALRATVEDFAQKEVAPVIGDLYEREEFPYELVRKMGAMGLFGLPVSEEFGGMGGDYFALCLALEELARVDSSVAITLEAGVSLGAMPVYRFGSDEQKAQWLPQLAAGEKLGAFGLTEAGGGSDAGATRTTARLDGDEWVINGSKCFITNSGTDITEIVTVTAVTGGTDEKKEISAIVVPSGTPGFTVAKPYSKVGWCSSDTHELFFDDVRVPAANLLGARGRGYAQFLSILDEGRVAIAALSVGLAQGCVDESLRYAHERQAFGSPIGKYQAIQFKIADMEVRAHTARLAYYAAAAKMLKGEPFKKEAAIAKLVSSNAAMDNARDATQIFGGYGFMNEYPVGRFYRDAKILEVGEGTSEVQRMLIARQLGL
- a CDS encoding carboxyl transferase domain-containing protein, which translates into the protein MPDTRTEAPRLRSAVDPGDERFAANAESHRSLVADLNARLAVARLGGPEKSRARHVERGKLLPRDRVDDLVDPSSPFLELSPMAANGMYGDEAPGAGIITGVGRVAGRECVIVANDATVKGGTYYPMTVKKHLRAQEVALHNRLPCVYLVDSGGAFLPQQDDVFPDREHFGRIFYNQAQMSGLGIPQIAAVLGSCTAGGAYVPAMSDEAVIVRNQGTIFLGGPPLVKAATGEVVTAEELGGGDLHSKVSGVTDHLANDDAHALQIVRSIVGTLGPRAPRPWDVVPTEEPAVDPAELYGAVPTDSRTPYDVREVIARVVDGSRFHEFKSEYGTTLVTGFAHIHGHPVGIVANNGILFSESAVKGAHFIELCDQRGIPLVFLQNISGFMVGREYEAGGIAKNGAKMVTAVASTRVPKLTVVIGGSFGAGNYSMCGRAYSPRFLFMWPNARISVMGGEQAATVLAAVRSPRDETPEEEFKDKIRAQYEHQGHPYYSTARIWDDGVIDPADTRTVLGLALSTAANAPLADPAFGVFRM
- a CDS encoding acetyl/propionyl/methylcrotonyl-CoA carboxylase subunit alpha; translated protein: MFSTVMVANRGEIAVRVIRTLRALGIRSVAVYSDADASAPHVTAADVAVRLGPAAAAESYLSIDRVIEAARATGAEAIHPGYGFLSENTAFAAACEAAGIVFVGPPASAIEAMGDKIRAKQTVAKAGVPVVPGSDGAGLSDADLALAVEEIGFPVLLKPSAGGGGKGMREVHSADALADALASARREARGSFGDDTLLVERLVTTPRHIEIQVMADAHGNVVHLGERECSLQRRHQKIVEEAPSPLLTPEQREAMGAAACEAARACGYTGAGTVEFIVGADRPDEFFFMEMNTRLQVEHPVTEMVTGLDLVELQLRVAAGEPLPLTQGDVQLRGHAVEARVYAEDPAAGFLPTGGRILALDEPAGPGIRVDSGIVEGGTVGSDYDPMLSKVIAHGADRAEALRRLDAALGNTVLLGLGTNIGFLRGLLADDDVRAGNLDTGLVGRRVDDLASADLPEDVLGVATGCALLRLEPHGEIVDPFDVPGGWRLGGPAWVTRKLVASGHDAVEVRVRGRAPDAEISLDGGESVRTSTRLVSGKPRSSEVSHAQAGVSRHYVTARGEDGVLWIGRDGYSWAVREQEPLEAAMADVAGGGGPVLSPMPGTVTVVEVIEGQEVTAGQKLVVVEAMKMEHVLTAPVDGVVRELRARAGGTVAKDATLLIIETPEEN
- the surE gene encoding 5'/3'-nucleotidase SurE, with translation MTTPPRVLITNDDGIDSPGLWTLARGARDAGFDVVVAAPHTNASGVGASILSVSDRHRTAVHPRTLPGLDGIPAFAVQGHPAFIVHAAGHGWLDPLPDLVLSGINLGANTGHAVIHSGTVGAILTGALHGLSGLAVSLDSGLSEPEEPHWETVLHVLPEVLGMLTSMPAATLLSLNVPDRPADELGPLREATLSSFGAVQVRVDHTPAVDDGPGSLLTTISEPDGIHDPDSDVALLAQGHPTLTELSLVEARPGLLSQRSVTRSA